A single Epinephelus fuscoguttatus linkage group LG13, E.fuscoguttatus.final_Chr_v1 DNA region contains:
- the rabl3 gene encoding rab-like protein 3 isoform X2 has product MASLDRVKVLVLGDSGVGKSSLVHLLCQNQVLGNPSWTVGCSVDVRVQDYKEGTPEEKTYYIELWDVGGSVGSASSIKSTRAVFYNSVNGIMLVHDLTNKKSSQNLYRWSLEALNRDSSPTGVIVSNGDYDREQFAENPVPLLLIGTKFDQIPENKRNEVLTRTAFLSEDFNAEEINLDCTNPRYLAAGTSNAVKLSRFFDKVIEKRYFTRDPSQMTGFTDRKRFNFKSLHYD; this is encoded by the exons ATGGCTTCTCTTGACAGGGTAAAAGTATTAGTTTTAGGCGATTCCG GGGTGGGTAAGTCTTCCTTGGTCCATCTGCTCTGTCAGAATCAGGTGTTAGGAAATCCATCGTGGACTGTTGGCTGCTCTGTGGATGTACGG GTCCAAGACTATAAGGAGGGAACCCCGGAGGAGAAAACCTACTACATAGAACTCTGGGATGTCGGAGGATCTGTTGGCAGTGCCAGCAGCATCAAAAGCACCAGAGCTGTCTTCTACAATTCGGTTAATG gaaTTATGTTGGTACACGATTTAACAAATAAGAAGTCCTCTCAGAACCTTTACCGCTGGTCACTAGAAGCTTTAAACAGGGATTCGTCTCCAACAGGAGTTATTGTTTCTAACGG TGACTATGACAGAGAGCAGTTTGCTGAGAACCCAGTGCCTCTGCTGCTGATTGGTACAAAGTTTGACCAGATCCCAGAGAACAAACGCAATGAAGTTCTCACTCGGACGGCCTTCCTGTCCGAAGACTTCAACGCAGAGGAGATCAATCTC GACTGCACCAACCCGAGATACCTTGCTGCAGGCACGTCAAATGCAGTGAAGCTTAGCAGGTTCTTTGACAAG GTAATAGAGAAGAGATATTTCACAAGAGATCCCAGTCAG ATGACGggtttcacagacagaaaacGGTTCAACTTCAAAAGTTTGCACTATGACTGA
- the rabl3 gene encoding rab-like protein 3 isoform X1, with the protein MASLDRVKVLVLGDSGVGKSSLVHLLCQNQVLGNPSWTVGCSVDVRVQDYKEGTPEEKTYYIELWDVGGSVGSASSIKSTRAVFYNSVNGIMLVHDLTNKKSSQNLYRWSLEALNRDSSPTGVIVSNGSDYDREQFAENPVPLLLIGTKFDQIPENKRNEVLTRTAFLSEDFNAEEINLDCTNPRYLAAGTSNAVKLSRFFDKVIEKRYFTRDPSQMTGFTDRKRFNFKSLHYD; encoded by the exons ATGGCTTCTCTTGACAGGGTAAAAGTATTAGTTTTAGGCGATTCCG GGGTGGGTAAGTCTTCCTTGGTCCATCTGCTCTGTCAGAATCAGGTGTTAGGAAATCCATCGTGGACTGTTGGCTGCTCTGTGGATGTACGG GTCCAAGACTATAAGGAGGGAACCCCGGAGGAGAAAACCTACTACATAGAACTCTGGGATGTCGGAGGATCTGTTGGCAGTGCCAGCAGCATCAAAAGCACCAGAGCTGTCTTCTACAATTCGGTTAATG gaaTTATGTTGGTACACGATTTAACAAATAAGAAGTCCTCTCAGAACCTTTACCGCTGGTCACTAGAAGCTTTAAACAGGGATTCGTCTCCAACAGGAGTTATTGTTTCTAACGG CAGTGACTATGACAGAGAGCAGTTTGCTGAGAACCCAGTGCCTCTGCTGCTGATTGGTACAAAGTTTGACCAGATCCCAGAGAACAAACGCAATGAAGTTCTCACTCGGACGGCCTTCCTGTCCGAAGACTTCAACGCAGAGGAGATCAATCTC GACTGCACCAACCCGAGATACCTTGCTGCAGGCACGTCAAATGCAGTGAAGCTTAGCAGGTTCTTTGACAAG GTAATAGAGAAGAGATATTTCACAAGAGATCCCAGTCAG ATGACGggtttcacagacagaaaacGGTTCAACTTCAAAAGTTTGCACTATGACTGA
- the LOC125899676 gene encoding mast cell protease 4-like, protein MIHTYCIVWIFFFQLLSLTGASESGIVGGKVSKPHSRPYMVSLQFRGHHSCGGILIREDFVLTAAHCKNTAQAMTVVLGAHDISKKEKSQQWIQVAKYHQHPKYTGKYDYDIMLLELQKKAKLDRYVKVIQLPKKDGKIPANINCTVAGWGQTGAKKPSSKVLKETTEKMQFSFECKSKWQQHFSADHMLCTKFRNKTGGVCQGDSGGPLLCNKKPVGITAYTFKDDCNNPKYPHVFTKVNFFVPWIKKVMKAVGNVA, encoded by the exons ATGATCCACACATACTGCATTGTGTGGATCTTTTTCTTTCAGCTGCTCTCCCTCACTG GGGCTTCTGAGAGTGGTATAGTGGGTGGCAAGGTTTCAAAACCTCACTCCAGACCCTACATGGTATCACTCCAGTTTCGTGGACACCATTCATGCGGCGGGATACTTATTCGTGAGGACTTTGTTCTAACTGCAGCACACTGCAAAAA CACAGCTCAGGCCATGACGGTGGTGCTTGGAGCACACGACATAAGCAAGAAAGAGAAGAGTCAGCAATGGATCCAAGTGGCTAAGTACCATCAACATCCGAAATACACTGGAAAATACGATTATGATATCATGTTACTTGAG TTACAAAAGAAAGCCAAACTGGATAGGTATGTGAAGGTCATCCAACTGCCTAAGAAAGATGGGAAAATCCCAGCCAACATCAACTGTACTGTTGCTGGCTGGGGCCAAACTGGAGCCAAAAAGCCTTCCTCCAAAGTACTGAAGGAGACCACAGAGAAAATGCAGTTCAGCTTCGAGTGCAAAAGCAAATGGCAACAACACTTCAGTGCCGATCACATGTTATGCACCAAATTTAGAAATAAGACAGGAGGGGTTTGCCAG GGTGATTCCGGTGGACCACTCCTCTGCAACAAGAAGCCTGTCGGTATAACAGCCTATACCTTTAAGGATGACTGTAATAATCCCAAGTATCCCCATGTCTTCACTAAAGTCAACTTCTTTGTCCCTTGGATTAAGAAAGTGATGAAGGCAGTGGGGAATGTTGCGTGA
- the LOC125899936 gene encoding UDP-glucuronosyltransferase-like, which translates to MSSGVWFPALRLVAWLCCLSLGPVQGGKVLVMPVDGSHWLSMKILVKELIARGHEAVVLVPESSLLIHGSESYKTEVYQVSYTKAELDGKFAELQTGVFLKPPAITDLFINVQRLTNFTSIQVKGCESLLINQPLMSQLKEGGFDVVLTDPFLPCGSVLGHMFSIPVVYFLRGLPCELDSKANQCPSPPSYVPVFFSGNTDIMNFPQRVKNMLMSFFEVYLCKVMYASFDDLVSRYLGDNMTYEDVLSHGAIWLLRYDFVFERPKPVMPNMVFIGGINCAKKAPLPADLAEFVDGSGDDGFIIFTLGSLISDMPAEKAKQFFDAFRQIPQRVLWRYTGVVPEDIPKNVKLMKWLPQNDLLAHPKARVFITHGGTHGIYEGICNAVPMLMFPLFGDQGGNVERMVSRGVAEQLRIYDMTTETLLAALNNIIHDKSYKEKMVTLSQIHLDRPVPPLDLAVFWSEFVMRHKGAAHLRVAAHELNWIQYHCLDVIGFLALILLTVLWVTLKCCLFCIRKCCRMGTAKRKRE; encoded by the exons ATGAGCAGCGGTGTGTGGTTTCCTGCACTGAGGCTGGTGGCCTGGCTGTGTTGCCTCAGTCTGGGGCCCGTTCAGGGGGGGAAGGTGCTGGTTATGCCTGTGGATGGAAGTCATTGGCTTAGCATGAAGATACTGGTGAAGGAGCTCATCGCAAGGGGGCATGAGGCTGTGGTGCTGGTGCCTGAAAGCAGCCTGTTGATCCATGGCTCAGAGAGCTACAAGACAGAGGTCTACCAAGTGTCCTACACCAAAGCTGAACTGGATGGAAAATTCGCCGAGCTGCAGACTGGAGTGTTCCTCAAGCCACCAGCAATCACAGACTTGTTTATTAATGTGCAGCGTTTGACTAACTTTACTTCAATTCAGGTGAAAGGCTGCGAGAGTTTGCTGATCAACCAGCCTCTCATGAGTCAACTGAAGGAAGGGGGCTTTGATGTTGTGCTTACAGATCCCTTCCTTCCCTGTGGCTCAGTCCTGGGTCATATGTTCTCCATTCCAGTGGTTTATTTCCTGCGTGGACTTCCATGTGAGCTGGACAGTAAAGCCAACCAGTGTCCCTCTCCTCCTTCGTATGttcctgtgtttttctctggAAATACAGACATCATGAACTTCCCACAGAGAGTCAAAAACATGCTCATGTCCTTTTTTGAGGTCTATCTGTGCAAAGTAATGTATGCCAGCTTTGATGATCTGGTCAGCAGGTATTTAGGAGACAACATGACCTACGAGGACGTTCTTAGTCACGGTGCTATCTGGCTTCTCAGATATGACTTTGTTTTTGAAAGGCCCAAACCTGTCATGCCAAACATGGTTTTTATTGGAGGTATCAACTGTGCAAAGAAAGCTCCTCTGCCAGCT GACTTAGCGGAGTTTGTGGATGGCTCAGGAGACGACGGCTTTATCATTTTTACCCTGGGCTCACTGATTTCCGACATGCCTGCAGAGAAGGCTAAACAGTTCTTTGACGCCTTTCGGCAAATTCCTCAAAGG GTTTTGTGGAGATACACTGGAGTCGTACCTGAAGACATACCCAAGAATGTGAAACTTATGAAGTGGTTACCTCAAAATGATCTCCTAG CCCATCCCAAAGCTAGAGTCTTCATCACTCATGGAGGCACCCACGGTATCTATGAGGGCATCTGCAATGCTGTTCCCATGTTGATGTTTCCACTGTTTGGGGACCAGGGGGGCAACGTAGAGCGCATGGTGTCCCGTGGTGTTGCAGAGCAACTTAGAATTTATGATATGACGACTGAAACCCTTTTGGCTGCACTAAATAATATCATCCATGACAAAAG TTACAAAGAGAAGATGGTGACGCTGTCTCAGATACACCTGGACCGTCCTGTTCCGCCTTTGGACCTGGCTGTTTTCTGGAGCGAGTTCGTCATGAGACATAAAGGAGCCGCACACTTGAGGGTGGCTGCACATGAGTTAAACTGGATTCAGTACCATTGCCTGGATGTCATCGGCTTTTTGGCCCTCATTCTCCTCACTGTTCTGTGGGTAACACTAAAGTGCTGCCTGTTCTGCATCCGCAAGTGTTGCAGAATGGGGACTGCAAAGAGAAAACGAGAGTAG